The following are encoded in a window of Thalassotalea insulae genomic DNA:
- a CDS encoding DUF2788 domain-containing protein yields the protein MLAEHFVLIETIGLNLFFAFIFIFIGLSINDVMKKNDVPKMGQYVVYFVLFLGCAGFIAKGVIQFIWESQGIG from the coding sequence ATGCTTGCAGAACATTTTGTACTAATTGAAACGATCGGGCTCAATCTGTTTTTTGCTTTTATCTTTATTTTCATTGGTTTATCTATTAATGATGTCATGAAAAAAAATGATGTACCTAAAATGGGACAATATGTGGTCTATTTTGTGTTATTTCTTGGCTGCGCCGGCTTTATCGCCAAAGGTGTCATTCAATTTATTTGGGAAAGCCAAGGTATAGGTTAA
- the ybfE gene encoding LexA regulated protein, whose protein sequence is MAKQISDLTTIDLFNDEKRPGRPRTNPHSRSVQVKINKRNQVKRDKNNGLKRVEFKMHQDLINKLDQLAKDTNCNRSELIESLLVKALTLNEN, encoded by the coding sequence ATGGCAAAGCAAATATCAGATTTAACAACCATCGATTTATTTAATGATGAAAAACGCCCGGGTCGACCGAGAACCAACCCACACTCACGTAGTGTTCAGGTCAAAATTAATAAACGCAATCAGGTTAAGCGTGACAAAAATAACGGCTTAAAGCGAGTCGAATTTAAAATGCATCAGGACCTGATCAACAAATTAGATCAGTTAGCTAAAGATACGAATTGCAACCGTAGTGAGCTAATCGAATCATTGTTAGTAAAAGCACTAACGTTAAACGAAAATTAA
- a CDS encoding alpha/beta fold hydrolase — translation MAVLHFQQSGSGANILLIHGLFGSLENLNMVAKGLSDSYCVTNVDVRNHGGSFHENTMDYPSLAQDIIDTLDHLNINSTAILGHSMGGKIAMQVALDFPQRIEKLIVADISPIAYPPHHNQIIAGLLSIDIANINSRKMADQQLANYVEDSGVRQFLLRNIAKNSDGSGLKFKCNLPFIAHCYPQIVKGYQGDKKFNKATLFIKGGNSDYITNEHQARILQLFPQSKAKVIQGAGHWLHAEKTVAFNKIVKDFLQ, via the coding sequence ATGGCTGTTCTACATTTCCAACAATCCGGTAGCGGCGCTAATATCTTATTAATCCACGGCTTATTCGGCAGTTTAGAAAACCTTAACATGGTGGCAAAAGGACTCAGTGATAGCTATTGCGTCACTAACGTCGACGTGCGTAATCATGGCGGTTCTTTCCATGAAAATACCATGGATTATCCTTCTCTGGCGCAAGATATTATTGACACATTAGATCATCTCAATATTAATAGCACAGCCATTTTAGGGCATTCGATGGGGGGGAAAATTGCCATGCAGGTGGCACTAGACTTTCCACAACGCATTGAAAAACTAATAGTGGCCGATATTTCACCAATCGCTTATCCGCCTCATCATAACCAAATTATTGCAGGATTATTATCGATAGATATAGCGAATATCAATTCTCGTAAAATGGCAGATCAACAACTGGCTAATTATGTTGAGGACTCAGGCGTTCGGCAATTTTTACTGCGCAACATTGCTAAAAATTCGGATGGCTCTGGACTTAAGTTTAAATGTAACCTGCCATTTATTGCTCATTGTTACCCGCAAATAGTGAAAGGTTATCAAGGTGACAAAAAATTTAATAAAGCAACGCTATTTATTAAAGGAGGTAATTCCGACTATATCACCAACGAACATCAAGCAAGAATCTTACAACTGTTTCCACAAAGTAAAGCAAAAGTGATCCAGGGAGCTGGTCATTGGCTCCATGCTGAAAAAACAGTCGCGTTTAATAAGATCGTGAAGGATTTTTTGCAATAA
- the fur gene encoding ferric iron uptake transcriptional regulator: MADQNEELKRAGLKITLPRVKILTILQEPDNQHISAEDVYKILLEQHEEIGLATVYRVLNQFDDAGIVTRHHFEGGKSVFELSHKKHHDHLVCLKCGKVVEFEDQMIEQRQLDIANSHNIKLTNHSLYLYGECEDQDACEEYRQSNQ, encoded by the coding sequence ATGGCAGATCAAAATGAAGAGCTAAAAAGAGCTGGATTAAAAATTACTCTGCCTAGGGTAAAAATATTAACCATCTTACAAGAGCCTGATAATCAACACATCAGTGCCGAAGATGTCTATAAAATCTTACTTGAACAACATGAAGAAATTGGTCTGGCGACCGTGTATCGGGTATTAAACCAATTTGATGATGCCGGCATTGTCACCCGTCACCACTTTGAAGGTGGTAAATCCGTCTTTGAACTGAGTCATAAAAAGCATCATGATCATCTGGTTTGTTTAAAATGCGGTAAAGTGGTGGAATTTGAAGATCAAATGATTGAACAACGCCAACTCGATATTGCAAATTCACATAATATTAAGCTGACTAACCACAGCCTATACTTATATGGCGAATGTGAAGATCAAGACGCCTGTGAAGAATACCGTCAATCGAATCAATAA
- the seqA gene encoding replication initiation negative regulator SeqA yields the protein MKHIEIDEELYQYLASQTQYIGESASSILRRLLALPAVKAEDKARPAKVESVLVAQADPTGTQVTSNESVFNYINKEELATQRGVVGRFLLILSALHRVHSDEFSTVIDIRGRDRLYFARSEQELAASGSSTKPRQIPDSPFWVMTNSNTTRKKMMITEVAKALGYQASEIERIRDLL from the coding sequence ATGAAACATATAGAAATAGATGAAGAACTTTATCAATATCTAGCTTCCCAAACACAATATATCGGTGAAAGTGCCTCATCGATACTTCGTCGATTATTAGCGCTTCCTGCCGTTAAGGCTGAAGATAAGGCCAGACCGGCCAAGGTTGAGTCTGTATTAGTTGCTCAAGCTGACCCGACAGGAACTCAAGTTACTTCAAATGAGTCTGTTTTTAATTATATTAATAAAGAAGAGTTAGCCACTCAGCGTGGCGTTGTTGGACGCTTCTTATTGATATTATCTGCTTTACATCGTGTTCATAGTGATGAATTTTCAACGGTTATCGATATTCGCGGTCGTGACCGCTTGTATTTTGCACGCTCTGAACAAGAGTTAGCGGCAAGTGGTAGCAGTACTAAACCTCGGCAGATACCTGACAGCCCATTTTGGGTGATGACTAATTCGAATACCACACGTAAAAAGATGATGATCACAGAAGTTGCAAAAGCTTTAGGTTATCAAGCAAGTGAAATAGAAAGAATTCGCGATCTTTTGTAG
- a CDS encoding GNAT family N-acetyltransferase, producing MKNTIHFRRAQRQDVEFLLRLRKLTMDEHLKAAGLVLNDEQHLARISEFFDDSFMICRDSQEIGLVKFALLTDRMHIRQFQIMPEFHGQGIGSQVLHLLKKKALERQLTITLNVLLKNPAFNLYQRHGFEVEGKNELEYQMCWRG from the coding sequence ATGAAAAATACCATCCATTTTCGTCGGGCTCAGCGCCAAGACGTAGAATTTTTGTTGCGACTGAGAAAGCTCACTATGGATGAGCATTTGAAAGCTGCTGGCTTAGTGCTTAACGACGAGCAACATTTGGCGCGTATTAGTGAATTTTTTGATGATTCTTTTATGATTTGCCGAGATAGCCAAGAAATAGGTTTAGTTAAATTCGCTTTGTTGACGGACCGTATGCATATTCGACAGTTCCAAATTATGCCTGAGTTTCATGGTCAAGGTATTGGAAGCCAGGTACTTCATTTATTAAAGAAAAAAGCGTTGGAACGGCAGCTGACGATTACCCTGAATGTCCTGTTAAAAAACCCGGCATTTAACTTATACCAACGACATGGTTTTGAGGTTGAAGGTAAAAATGAACTGGAATATCAAATGTGCTGGCGAGGCTGA
- a CDS encoding DMT family transporter — MKVSVAYLAVILIWSTTPLGIVWSSESVHPTLAVLLRMLIALVIGSLLLIALKIKLPRDKNALRLYGYSAIGVFGGMSFSYFSANYISSGLMSLIFGLAPILSGLLAQKLINETKFCSIKKFALTISVTGLMIVCYDKISADTNGILGIIFILLAVFFFSLSGVLVKSVDITINPIATTVGALLASTPMFFIVWLVFDANLPYQQWQTKSLMAIVYLGVFGSLVGFIAYFYVLQKLTASTVALVTMITPVMAMTLGAVLNNEPVSLQLLIGAVFVVSGLTCFQWSQKVSMTLAKKRVKRR, encoded by the coding sequence ATGAAGGTGTCTGTCGCTTATTTGGCAGTGATATTGATTTGGTCAACTACGCCGCTTGGCATTGTTTGGAGCAGTGAATCGGTCCATCCGACATTAGCTGTGCTTTTGAGAATGCTAATTGCACTAGTAATTGGTAGCCTGTTATTGATAGCGCTTAAGATCAAGTTACCCAGAGACAAAAATGCACTAAGACTCTATGGTTATTCTGCTATTGGCGTGTTTGGTGGTATGTCGTTTTCGTATTTTTCTGCCAATTATATTTCTTCTGGCTTAATGTCGCTTATCTTTGGTTTAGCGCCTATTTTATCTGGTTTGCTGGCACAAAAGCTGATTAATGAAACAAAGTTTTGTTCGATAAAGAAGTTTGCCTTAACCATTTCGGTAACCGGATTAATGATTGTTTGTTATGACAAGATCTCTGCTGACACTAACGGTATTTTAGGGATAATTTTTATCTTGCTAGCGGTGTTCTTTTTTAGCTTAAGCGGTGTGCTAGTAAAAAGCGTCGATATTACCATTAATCCGATAGCGACTACTGTTGGCGCTTTATTAGCGAGTACGCCAATGTTCTTTATAGTCTGGCTTGTCTTTGATGCAAACTTACCTTATCAGCAATGGCAGACAAAATCTTTAATGGCTATTGTTTACCTAGGAGTATTCGGCTCTTTAGTCGGCTTTATTGCCTATTTTTATGTGTTGCAGAAGTTAACCGCAAGTACCGTGGCACTGGTGACTATGATCACGCCGGTCATGGCAATGACCTTAGGTGCAGTACTCAATAATGAACCTGTATCGTTACAATTGTTGATTGGAGCGGTTTTTGTTGTGTCTGGATTAACTTGCTTTCAATGGAGTCAAAAGGTATCAATGACGCTGGCGAAAAAACGAGTTAAGAGGCGTTAA
- the fldA gene encoding flavodoxin FldA translates to MAIVGLFFGSDTGNTEAVSKMIQKKLGKKLVDVKDIAKSTKEEIAEFDLIILGIPTWYYGENQCDWDDFLPELEEIDFTDKLVAIFGLGDQEDYAEYFCDAMEPLRDICESKGAIIVGNWPNEGYEFEASKALIDENTFIGLCIDEDRQPELTEERVDKWVNQIYDEMCLAELAD, encoded by the coding sequence ATGGCAATTGTAGGTTTATTTTTCGGTAGTGATACAGGTAATACCGAAGCAGTCAGTAAAATGATCCAGAAAAAACTGGGAAAAAAACTGGTTGATGTTAAAGACATCGCTAAAAGCACTAAAGAAGAAATAGCAGAATTTGATCTGATTATTTTAGGTATTCCGACCTGGTATTATGGCGAAAACCAATGTGATTGGGATGACTTTTTACCTGAACTGGAAGAAATTGATTTTACCGATAAACTCGTTGCAATTTTTGGCCTTGGCGATCAAGAAGATTACGCAGAATACTTCTGTGATGCAATGGAACCACTCCGTGATATTTGTGAATCTAAAGGTGCCATTATTGTTGGTAACTGGCCAAATGAAGGTTATGAATTTGAAGCGTCAAAAGCATTGATCGATGAAAATACCTTTATCGGATTATGTATTGATGAAGATCGTCAGCCAGAGCTAACTGAAGAGCGAGTTGATAAATGGGTCAATCAAATTTATGACGAAATGTGTTTAGCTGAATTAGCTGACTAA